In a genomic window of Phyllostomus discolor isolate MPI-MPIP mPhyDis1 chromosome 5, mPhyDis1.pri.v3, whole genome shotgun sequence:
- the ZNF691 gene encoding zinc finger protein 691 isoform X2: protein MGSEKEQDPEQHLPEEGERGKPWRVDDSEGFRIPAGEKAHGPESQSVGPQGLHPKRPWQKVTVPTGKPGDPIVQPRPEAEEKPFVCAQCGKTFNNTSNLRTHQRIHTGEKPYKCSECGKSFSRSSNRIRHERIHLEEKHYKCPKCQESFRRRSDLTTHQQDHLGKRPYRCDICGKSFSQSATLAVHHRTHLEPAPYICCECGKSFSNSSSFGVHHRTHTGERPYECAECGRTFSDISNFGAHQRTHRGEKPYRCTLCGKHFSRSSNLIRHQKTHVGEQAGKEST from the coding sequence ATGGGCAGTGAGAAGGAGCAGGATCCAGAGCAGCACCTGCCTGAGGAAGGGGAGCGGGGTAAGCCTTGGAGAGTGGATGACTCGGAGGGCTTTCGGATCCCAGCTGGGGAGAAAGCGCATGGGCCAGAGAGCCAGTCGGTGGGGCCGCAAGGGCTCCATCCAAAACGGCCATGGCAGAAAGTCACTGTACCCACTGGAAAGCCAGGGGACCCCATTGTTCAGCCAAGGCCTGAGGCCGAGGAGAAGCCCTTTGTATGTGCCCAGTGTGGCAAAACCTTCAATAATACCTCCAACCTGAGAACGCACCAGCGGATCCACACGGGTGAGAAACCTTACAAATGTTCTGAATGTGGCAAGAGCTTCTCGAGAAGCTCCAACCGCATCCGGCACGAGCGGATCCACCTGGAAGAGAAGCACTACAAATGCCCCAAGTGTCAGGAGAGCTTCCGGAGGCGCTCGGACCTCACCACGCACCAGCAAGATCACCTGGGCAAGCGGCCGTACCGCTGTGACATCTGTGGTAAGAGCTTCAGCCAGAGCGCCACGCTGGCCGTGCATCACCGGACCCATCTCGAGCCCGCGCCCTACATCTGTTGTGAGTGCGGGAAGAGCTTCAGCAACAGCTCCAGCTTCGGGGTGCACCACCGCACCCACACAGGCGAGAGGCCTTACGAGTGCGCCGAGTGTGGGCGGACCTTCAGCGATATCTCCAACTTTGGAGCCCACCAGAGGACCCACAGAGGGGAGAAGCCCTACCGGTGCACCCTGTGCGGGAAACACTTCTCCCGGAGCTCCAACCTCATCCGCCACCAGAAAACGCACGTGGGAGAGCAGGCCGGGAAAGAGTCCACCTGA
- the ZNF691 gene encoding zinc finger protein 691 isoform X1, giving the protein MSQALSPAQRPAAQGSEMGSEKEQDPEQHLPEEGERGKPWRVDDSEGFRIPAGEKAHGPESQSVGPQGLHPKRPWQKVTVPTGKPGDPIVQPRPEAEEKPFVCAQCGKTFNNTSNLRTHQRIHTGEKPYKCSECGKSFSRSSNRIRHERIHLEEKHYKCPKCQESFRRRSDLTTHQQDHLGKRPYRCDICGKSFSQSATLAVHHRTHLEPAPYICCECGKSFSNSSSFGVHHRTHTGERPYECAECGRTFSDISNFGAHQRTHRGEKPYRCTLCGKHFSRSSNLIRHQKTHVGEQAGKEST; this is encoded by the exons ATGTCACAGGCATTGTCTCCAGCGCAGAGGCCTGCAGCGCAG GGCTCGGAGATGGGCAGTGAGAAGGAGCAGGATCCAGAGCAGCACCTGCCTGAGGAAGGGGAGCGGGGTAAGCCTTGGAGAGTGGATGACTCGGAGGGCTTTCGGATCCCAGCTGGGGAGAAAGCGCATGGGCCAGAGAGCCAGTCGGTGGGGCCGCAAGGGCTCCATCCAAAACGGCCATGGCAGAAAGTCACTGTACCCACTGGAAAGCCAGGGGACCCCATTGTTCAGCCAAGGCCTGAGGCCGAGGAGAAGCCCTTTGTATGTGCCCAGTGTGGCAAAACCTTCAATAATACCTCCAACCTGAGAACGCACCAGCGGATCCACACGGGTGAGAAACCTTACAAATGTTCTGAATGTGGCAAGAGCTTCTCGAGAAGCTCCAACCGCATCCGGCACGAGCGGATCCACCTGGAAGAGAAGCACTACAAATGCCCCAAGTGTCAGGAGAGCTTCCGGAGGCGCTCGGACCTCACCACGCACCAGCAAGATCACCTGGGCAAGCGGCCGTACCGCTGTGACATCTGTGGTAAGAGCTTCAGCCAGAGCGCCACGCTGGCCGTGCATCACCGGACCCATCTCGAGCCCGCGCCCTACATCTGTTGTGAGTGCGGGAAGAGCTTCAGCAACAGCTCCAGCTTCGGGGTGCACCACCGCACCCACACAGGCGAGAGGCCTTACGAGTGCGCCGAGTGTGGGCGGACCTTCAGCGATATCTCCAACTTTGGAGCCCACCAGAGGACCCACAGAGGGGAGAAGCCCTACCGGTGCACCCTGTGCGGGAAACACTTCTCCCGGAGCTCCAACCTCATCCGCCACCAGAAAACGCACGTGGGAGAGCAGGCCGGGAAAGAGTCCACCTGA